From the genome of Paraburkholderia aromaticivorans, one region includes:
- the kynA gene encoding tryptophan 2,3-dioxygenase gives MNDHMQTPGLPEEQPVQGCPFGHGSVASHSASATSAASAAATPGDGWHDAQLDFSESMSYGDYLSLGTVLDAQHPLSPDHNEMLFIIQHQTSELWMKLALYELRAALQAVHRDELPPAFKMLARVSRIMEQLVQAWSVLATMTPSEYTAMRPYLGSSSGFQSYQYRQIEFLLGNKNELMLKPHAHRADVFAEVKASLEAPSFYDEVVRLLARRGFAISPSRLQRDWTQPTTHDASVEAAWLEVYRNPSQYWELYEMAEELVDLEDAFRQWRFRHVTTVERIIGFKQGTGGTSGATYLRKMLDVVLFPELWHVRTML, from the coding sequence GGCCTCGGCGACCTCGGCGGCCTCCGCGGCCGCCACGCCGGGCGATGGCTGGCATGACGCGCAGCTCGATTTTTCGGAGTCGATGAGCTACGGCGATTATCTGTCGCTCGGGACGGTGCTGGATGCGCAGCATCCGTTGTCGCCGGATCACAACGAGATGCTGTTCATCATCCAGCATCAAACGAGCGAGTTGTGGATGAAACTGGCGTTGTATGAGTTGCGCGCGGCGTTGCAGGCCGTGCATCGCGATGAGTTGCCGCCGGCGTTCAAGATGCTTGCGCGCGTGTCGCGGATCATGGAGCAGCTCGTGCAGGCATGGAGCGTCCTCGCGACGATGACGCCGTCCGAATACACGGCGATGCGACCTTATCTCGGGAGTTCTTCGGGGTTTCAGTCGTATCAGTATCGGCAGATCGAGTTTTTGCTCGGCAACAAGAATGAGCTGATGCTGAAGCCGCATGCGCATCGGGCCGATGTGTTCGCTGAGGTGAAGGCTTCGCTGGAAGCGCCTTCGTTTTATGACGAAGTGGTGCGGTTGCTGGCGCGGCGCGGGTTTGCGATTTCACCTTCACGGCTTCAGAGGGACTGGACGCAGCCCACCACTCATGATGCTTCTGTTGAAGCGGCGTGGCTGGAGGTTTATCGGAATCCCTCACAGTATTGGGAACTGTATGAGATGGCTGAAGAGCTTGTCGATCTCGAGGATGCGTTTCGGCAGTGGCGGTTCCGGCATGTGACTACGGTTGAGCGGATTATTGGCTTTAAGCAGGGCACGGGCGGCACGAGTGGCGCGACTTATCTGCGAAAGATGCTCGACGTGGTGTTGTTTCCTGAGCTTTGGCATGTGAGGACGATGCTGTAA